From Acidimicrobiales bacterium, one genomic window encodes:
- a CDS encoding MBL fold metallo-hydrolase: MEIVLLGTGSPIPDANRAGPATLLKAGEGGLEHVLVDAGRGCVMRMAAAGSMPVLLQGVLITHLHSDHLTDLNDVITTHWVMTQQPTPLRIWGPPGIAAYVEHTMRALAPDVGYRLAHHEDLDWEPFLEITELSPGDRFTVGSMAVSAHRTMHAPVEPTIGYRVEREGKVVALAGDTIPCDGLDEMTASADVYVQTVIREDLVALVPSARLQDILDYHSSVRQAAETATRNGVGTLLMTHYVPTPTPEQYDEWVAIAAEYFDGEIVMGDDLTSVTV; this comes from the coding sequence AGGGTGGGCTCGAGCACGTGCTCGTCGACGCAGGCCGTGGTTGTGTGATGCGGATGGCGGCCGCCGGATCGATGCCGGTGCTGCTCCAGGGCGTGTTGATCACCCATCTTCACAGCGACCATCTGACCGACCTGAACGACGTCATCACGACCCACTGGGTCATGACCCAACAGCCCACGCCGCTGCGGATCTGGGGCCCGCCGGGCATCGCAGCCTATGTGGAGCACACGATGAGGGCCCTGGCCCCCGACGTCGGCTATCGGCTCGCCCACCACGAGGACCTCGACTGGGAGCCGTTCCTCGAGATCACCGAGCTCTCACCCGGCGACCGTTTCACCGTCGGATCGATGGCGGTCTCGGCGCACCGGACGATGCATGCGCCCGTCGAACCGACCATCGGGTATCGCGTCGAACGCGAGGGAAAGGTGGTGGCCCTGGCCGGCGACACCATCCCGTGCGACGGTCTCGACGAGATGACGGCGAGCGCCGATGTCTACGTGCAGACCGTGATCCGTGAAGACCTCGTGGCGCTGGTCCCCAGCGCCCGCCTCCAGGACATCCTCGACTACCACTCGAGTGTGCGCCAGGCGGCTGAGACGGCCACCCGCAACGGTGTCGGCACGCTGCTGATGACGCACTACGTCCCTACGCCGACGCCCGAGCAGTACGACGAGTGGGTCGCGATCGCGGCCGAGTACTTCGACGGCGAGATCGTCATGGGCGACGATCTCACCTCGGTCACGGTCTGA
- a CDS encoding S-(hydroxymethyl)mycothiol dehydrogenase produces MAQTVKGVVAKAKGEPVTIENIVIPDPGPGEAVVAIQACGVCHTDLHYREGGINDEFPFLLGHEASGIVESVGEGVTEVEPGDFVILNWRAVCGTCRACRKGSPHLCFSTFNAQQKMTLEDGTQLSPALGIGAFAEKTLVASGQCTKVDPSASPAAAGLLGCGVMAGIGAAINTGGVSRGDSVAVFGCGGVGDAAIAGSKLAGASTIIAVDLDDRKLEWAKGFGATHTINSGNEDAVEKIREYTGGFGADVTIDAIGLPSVYQQCFEARDLAGTVVLVGVPTPEMTIELPFQEVFGRGGALKSSWYGDCLPSRDFPMLIDLYLQGRLDLDGFVSETITLEDVEEAFHKMERGEVLRSVVEI; encoded by the coding sequence ATGGCACAGACAGTGAAGGGCGTGGTGGCCAAGGCCAAGGGCGAACCCGTCACCATCGAGAACATCGTGATCCCCGATCCGGGACCGGGCGAGGCCGTCGTGGCCATCCAGGCCTGCGGTGTGTGCCACACCGACCTCCACTATCGCGAGGGCGGCATCAACGACGAGTTCCCGTTTCTGCTCGGTCACGAGGCGAGCGGCATCGTCGAGTCGGTCGGCGAGGGTGTCACCGAGGTCGAACCCGGTGACTTCGTGATCCTCAACTGGCGCGCGGTGTGCGGAACCTGTCGGGCCTGCAGGAAGGGTTCGCCGCACCTCTGCTTCAGCACGTTCAACGCCCAGCAGAAGATGACGCTCGAGGACGGCACCCAACTCTCCCCCGCTCTCGGCATCGGCGCGTTCGCCGAGAAGACCCTCGTCGCCTCGGGCCAGTGCACCAAGGTCGACCCATCGGCGTCGCCCGCTGCGGCCGGCCTCCTGGGCTGTGGAGTGATGGCGGGCATCGGCGCCGCCATCAACACCGGCGGCGTGAGCCGGGGCGACAGCGTTGCTGTGTTCGGGTGTGGCGGCGTGGGCGACGCGGCCATCGCGGGCTCGAAGCTGGCCGGCGCGTCGACCATCATCGCCGTCGACCTCGACGACCGGAAGCTGGAATGGGCCAAGGGCTTCGGCGCCACCCACACCATCAACTCCGGCAACGAGGACGCCGTCGAGAAGATCCGGGAGTACACGGGTGGCTTCGGCGCCGACGTCACCATCGACGCCATCGGCCTGCCGTCGGTCTACCAGCAGTGCTTCGAGGCCCGCGATCTCGCCGGCACCGTGGTGCTCGTCGGGGTTCCGACCCCCGAGATGACGATCGAACTCCCCTTCCAGGAGGTGTTCGGCCGCGGCGGTGCCCTCAAGTCGAGCTGGTACGGCGACTGCCTGCCCTCCCGCGACTTCCCGATGCTGATCGACCTGTACCTGCAGGGCCGCCTGGATCTCGACGGCTTCGTGTCCGAGACGATCACCCTCGAGGACGTGGAAGAGGCCTTCCACAAGATGGAACGCGGCGAAGTCCTCCGCTCCGTGGTCGAGATCTGA
- a CDS encoding GNAT family N-acetyltransferase gives MPACPTIETERLVLRPLGEGDLDRYFAIHTAPDVRASLHKPDSYSPDDAWTEMALMRGQWALRNSGQWAVELRDTGELIGRAGTHRPQRADWPGLECGWTFDPAHWGRGYATEAGRATVEWAFANHDDDHLYSVILPTNRPSQAVAKRLGFTLLEERTLAFFPSAPHGIWVLPRPQ, from the coding sequence ATGCCCGCCTGCCCGACCATCGAGACCGAGCGCCTCGTACTGCGACCGCTCGGGGAGGGTGACCTCGATCGCTACTTCGCGATCCACACCGCGCCCGACGTACGCGCGTCGCTCCACAAGCCCGACAGCTACAGCCCCGACGACGCATGGACCGAGATGGCCCTGATGCGCGGCCAGTGGGCGCTGCGCAACTCGGGCCAGTGGGCAGTCGAATTACGCGACACGGGTGAGCTCATCGGCCGGGCGGGCACCCACCGGCCGCAGCGCGCCGACTGGCCCGGTCTGGAGTGTGGTTGGACGTTCGATCCTGCCCACTGGGGTCGCGGCTACGCCACCGAGGCAGGCCGGGCCACGGTGGAGTGGGCCTTCGCCAACCACGACGATGACCACCTCTACAGCGTGATCCTCCCGACCAACCGACCGTCCCAGGCGGTGGCGAAGCGGCTCGGGTTCACACTGCTCGAGGAGAGGACTCTCGCCTTCTTTCCCTCGGCACCGCATGGCATCTGGGTTCTCCCCCGCCCTCAATAG
- a CDS encoding thioesterase family protein translates to MSWLLDERTELDSLGGGRYRRHIDDGEFWGTGSPFGGYLMALGFQAMCTEVDDPTRLPRVYSHQFLRRVPVGPLDFAVTSERVGALVHSVTARLFVGDDTIGVATGLFAGDREGPTYLDDPMPDVAPPTEPDGTEVPGWATNVHGRFVPHRRFGDDGEVVPNEDGGWLRPTEPGPWDHRLALMASDVWPPPVIRRADRMCATPSLHHVVHFGPDVGGTADQALLVRHVATRGHAGLTDEEITVWADDGRLQLKARQLRTVIDLSRIDTSSFTP, encoded by the coding sequence ATGTCATGGCTTCTCGATGAACGCACCGAACTGGATTCGCTGGGTGGTGGCCGCTACCGCCGCCACATCGACGACGGCGAGTTCTGGGGCACGGGCAGTCCGTTCGGCGGCTACCTGATGGCGCTCGGCTTCCAGGCGATGTGCACCGAGGTCGACGACCCCACACGTCTGCCGCGGGTCTACTCGCACCAGTTCCTGCGGCGCGTACCCGTCGGGCCACTCGACTTCGCGGTCACCAGCGAACGCGTCGGCGCACTGGTGCATTCGGTCACGGCCCGCCTGTTCGTGGGAGACGACACGATCGGAGTGGCAACCGGTCTGTTCGCCGGTGATCGAGAGGGCCCGACCTACCTCGACGATCCGATGCCCGATGTCGCCCCACCGACCGAACCCGACGGCACCGAGGTGCCGGGATGGGCGACCAACGTCCATGGCCGGTTCGTGCCGCATCGCCGATTCGGCGACGACGGCGAGGTCGTGCCCAACGAGGACGGTGGGTGGCTTCGCCCGACCGAACCCGGCCCCTGGGATCATCGACTGGCGCTCATGGCAAGTGACGTCTGGCCTCCGCCGGTCATCCGGCGAGCCGATCGCATGTGCGCGACACCGAGCCTCCACCACGTCGTCCACTTCGGGCCCGACGTCGGCGGTACTGCGGATCAAGCCCTGCTCGTGCGGCACGTGGCCACACGCGGGCACGCCGGCCTCACCGACGAGGAGATCACCGTCTGGGCCGACGACGGCCGGCTTCAGCTGAAGGCACGCCAACTCCGGACCGTCATCGATCTCAGTCGCATCGACACGTCGTCGTTCACTCCCTGA
- a CDS encoding OB-fold domain-containing protein, whose protein sequence is MSLDPSLPVLVGVGAAHQRLEEPGAGLDTTGLIAAAVEAALADTQCTAVTREVDWIGATRGLSALPDAAQRVADALGVTAFTVAADVGIPQQTLINHALEAIRSGAAQVAVVCGGETKYRDDVARRTGIELAGHDQAGLAPDLDMSPQGEIVARPEIEIGAVAPVQQYALIDNARRAAEGWTLDEHRDDIAAIWHRFNQVAGRNPHADFGASLSPAQIRDPGPSNRPMAFPYNKWHNSQWGVDQASAMVFCSVATADRLGVDPGRRVYPHVGLESSLSLSLSRRTDLHRWPAMRVLGEAAAAHIGRPVSAMDFVELYSCFPVAVRIQQHELGLDPAGTPTLTGGMAFAGGPFNNFVYQATVTMIEKVRSEPGSFGAVTAVSGLLTKPALAVWSTEPPGDGLLVADLVEEATAATAVAPLDDNPDGEGTVVTYTVTYAGTEPSRVCAIVDLDSGERAVAAVDDADLAANAVQEDLIGTRARVAGRTLSI, encoded by the coding sequence ATGAGCCTGGATCCTTCTCTGCCGGTACTGGTCGGTGTCGGTGCCGCGCACCAGCGCCTCGAGGAACCGGGTGCCGGTCTCGACACCACGGGGTTGATCGCGGCGGCGGTCGAGGCCGCGCTGGCCGACACGCAGTGCACCGCGGTCACTCGGGAGGTGGACTGGATCGGCGCCACACGAGGGCTGTCGGCGCTTCCCGATGCGGCGCAGCGGGTCGCCGATGCGCTCGGCGTCACCGCCTTCACCGTGGCCGCCGATGTGGGCATCCCGCAGCAGACCCTGATCAACCACGCACTCGAGGCGATCCGATCCGGCGCGGCCCAGGTCGCCGTGGTGTGCGGTGGCGAGACCAAGTACCGCGACGATGTCGCACGCCGCACCGGGATCGAGCTGGCCGGTCACGATCAGGCCGGCCTCGCTCCCGACCTCGACATGTCGCCTCAGGGGGAGATCGTCGCTCGGCCCGAGATCGAGATCGGCGCGGTCGCGCCGGTGCAGCAATATGCGTTGATCGACAACGCTCGTCGGGCCGCCGAGGGCTGGACGCTCGATGAGCATCGAGATGACATCGCGGCGATCTGGCACCGTTTCAACCAGGTGGCCGGTCGGAATCCCCACGCCGACTTCGGGGCGTCCCTGTCGCCGGCGCAGATCAGGGATCCGGGCCCGTCCAACCGGCCGATGGCGTTCCCCTACAACAAGTGGCACAACAGCCAGTGGGGTGTCGACCAGGCCTCGGCCATGGTCTTCTGCTCCGTGGCCACCGCCGACCGGCTCGGGGTCGATCCCGGTCGTCGCGTGTACCCCCACGTGGGGCTCGAGTCGTCGCTGTCACTGTCGCTCAGCCGGCGCACGGATCTCCACCGCTGGCCGGCGATGCGGGTGTTGGGCGAGGCGGCAGCCGCCCACATCGGTCGCCCGGTGTCGGCGATGGACTTCGTCGAGCTCTACAGCTGCTTCCCGGTGGCCGTGAGAATCCAACAGCACGAACTCGGTCTCGACCCCGCCGGTACGCCGACGCTCACCGGCGGCATGGCGTTCGCCGGTGGCCCGTTCAACAACTTCGTGTACCAGGCGACGGTCACCATGATCGAGAAGGTGCGCTCGGAGCCGGGCTCCTTCGGCGCGGTCACCGCCGTGAGTGGGCTGCTCACCAAGCCGGCCCTGGCCGTGTGGTCCACCGAGCCGCCGGGCGACGGACTCCTCGTGGCCGATCTCGTCGAGGAAGCAACGGCGGCGACGGCAGTGGCGCCGCTCGACGACAATCCCGACGGCGAGGGCACGGTGGTGACCTACACAGTGACCTACGCGGGCACTGAACCGTCTCGCGTCTGCGCCATCGTGGATCTCGATTCCGGCGAGCGTGCGGTCGCCGCGGTCGACGACGCCGACCTCGCGGCAAACGCGGTGCAAGAGGACCTGATCGGCACCCGGGCCCGGGTAGCCGGCCGGACACTCTCGATCTGA
- a CDS encoding TylF/MycF/NovP-related O-methyltransferase — protein sequence MATTTDTALRDRYVDLLMGCLTRELFLDEETHDVDLGDWPSDTDALRSTLRANGWRLTSRGGDAARRLDGNDWPPAAETMVGRQRLADVRHRVDRVMADGVPGDFIETGVWRGGVTILMRGMLEAWGDRNRRVWVADSFQGLPTPDAESFPQDVGHDLSGVPALAVSADQVRANFDRYGLLDDQVQFLEGWFRDTLATAPIDQLAVLRLDGDMYESTMDALEALYPKLSVGGYVIVDDYGAWEPCRQACTDYRDRHGITDEIVPIDWTGVHWRRGA from the coding sequence ATGGCCACCACCACCGATACCGCCCTCCGGGACCGCTATGTCGACCTGCTGATGGGGTGTCTCACCCGCGAACTATTCCTCGACGAGGAGACCCACGACGTCGACCTCGGGGACTGGCCGAGCGACACCGACGCGCTCCGCTCGACCCTGCGGGCCAACGGCTGGCGCCTCACGAGTCGCGGCGGTGACGCGGCAAGGCGTCTCGATGGCAACGACTGGCCTCCGGCGGCGGAGACCATGGTCGGGCGGCAACGACTGGCCGACGTCCGCCACCGTGTCGACCGGGTCATGGCCGACGGCGTCCCCGGGGACTTCATCGAGACCGGCGTCTGGCGCGGCGGCGTGACCATCCTGATGCGCGGAATGCTCGAAGCCTGGGGCGACCGGAACCGGCGGGTCTGGGTGGCCGACAGTTTCCAGGGCCTGCCGACGCCCGACGCCGAATCGTTCCCCCAGGATGTCGGCCACGACCTGTCGGGCGTGCCCGCGCTCGCGGTGTCGGCCGATCAGGTGAGGGCCAACTTCGATCGCTACGGCCTACTCGACGACCAGGTGCAGTTTCTCGAGGGTTGGTTCCGCGACACCCTTGCGACCGCGCCGATCGATCAGCTCGCGGTTCTGCGCCTCGACGGCGACATGTACGAGTCCACGATGGACGCCCTCGAGGCGCTCTATCCGAAGCTGAGCGTGGGCGGCTACGTGATCGTCGACGACTACGGCGCTTGGGAGCCGTGCCGCCAGGCCTGCACCGATTATCGCGACCGCCACGGCATCACCGACGAGATCGTCCCGATCGACTGGACTGGCGTGCACTGGCGCCGCGGTGCCTGA
- a CDS encoding class I SAM-dependent methyltransferase → MTKISTYYGLLRRAHEIVRPERYLEIGVHEGHSLSFVRPGTRVVGVDPEPKVENPPDNTVIVPATSDAFFADPELVALLDGTIDLAFVDGLHLHEQTLRDVANVERHSHPDGIIMIHDCLPIDARTASRDRSTVVWSGDVWKVVVALRRHRPDLTVTTVDVEPTGLAIVSGLDPSNTILHDDYDAIIDELAGLGFDDLEAVGRDEMLGVVPGTWDRVEPLLVAG, encoded by the coding sequence ATGACCAAGATCTCCACCTACTACGGACTGCTCCGGCGGGCCCACGAGATCGTGAGGCCCGAGCGCTATCTCGAGATCGGCGTGCACGAAGGCCACAGCCTCTCGTTCGTTCGGCCCGGCACGCGCGTAGTCGGTGTCGACCCCGAGCCGAAGGTGGAGAACCCGCCCGACAACACAGTGATCGTTCCGGCCACCAGCGACGCGTTCTTCGCCGACCCCGAACTGGTCGCCCTCCTCGATGGAACCATCGACCTCGCGTTCGTCGACGGCCTCCACCTCCACGAGCAGACCCTGCGAGACGTCGCCAACGTCGAACGTCACTCGCATCCCGACGGCATCATCATGATCCACGACTGCCTGCCCATCGACGCGAGGACCGCCTCGCGCGACCGCAGTACCGTGGTGTGGTCCGGCGACGTGTGGAAGGTCGTCGTGGCGCTGCGTCGCCACCGGCCCGACCTCACCGTCACGACGGTCGACGTCGAACCAACCGGACTCGCCATCGTGAGCGGACTCGATCCGAGCAACACGATCCTCCACGACGACTACGACGCCATCATCGACGAGCTCGCGGGACTCGGGTTCGACGACCTCGAAGCCGTGGGCCGCGACGAGATGCTCGGCGTGGTGCCGGGCACCTGGGATCGCGTCGAGCCGCTACTCGTCGCCGGCTGA
- a CDS encoding alpha/beta hydrolase has translation MTDVPEWFTTAISTQPTARTVDVDGADINYLSWGERGRPGIVFVHGGAAHAHWWSHVAPAFLREHSVAAIDLSGHGDSDRRSEYSLDLWCDEVAAVIADADFQGPPLLVGHSMGGFVTMATAARHAELLAGAVIIDSPVVEVDPEVNVGRATDLFQKEREYEDPTGPIERFRTIPEQDVYLPYVMEHVASNSLRHDPDGLWRWKFDSRIFVPRRGDADEYLPQITCRVALLRCEHGLVTPDIGDYMYEQLGRVAPVIELPTAGHHPMLDVPLILITALRSLIADWDHSRPLRRSPD, from the coding sequence ATGACGGACGTCCCCGAGTGGTTCACCACGGCGATCTCCACCCAGCCGACGGCCCGCACGGTCGACGTCGACGGAGCCGACATCAACTATCTGTCGTGGGGCGAGCGAGGCCGCCCCGGCATCGTCTTCGTCCACGGCGGCGCGGCCCACGCGCACTGGTGGAGCCATGTCGCGCCGGCGTTCCTCCGCGAACACTCCGTCGCGGCCATCGACCTGTCGGGCCACGGTGACAGCGACCGACGCTCCGAGTACTCCCTCGATCTCTGGTGCGACGAGGTCGCCGCGGTCATCGCCGATGCCGACTTCCAGGGTCCGCCGCTGCTGGTCGGACACTCGATGGGCGGTTTCGTCACCATGGCCACTGCAGCTCGGCACGCCGAGTTGCTCGCCGGCGCCGTCATCATCGACTCACCGGTCGTCGAGGTCGATCCCGAGGTCAACGTCGGCCGCGCCACGGACCTGTTCCAGAAGGAACGGGAGTACGAAGACCCCACCGGTCCGATCGAACGGTTTCGAACGATTCCGGAGCAGGACGTCTACCTGCCCTACGTCATGGAGCACGTGGCGTCCAACTCGCTTCGCCACGATCCCGACGGGCTCTGGCGCTGGAAGTTCGACTCGAGGATCTTCGTGCCCCGTCGAGGCGATGCCGACGAGTACCTCCCCCAGATCACCTGCCGTGTCGCCCTTCTTCGTTGCGAGCACGGGCTCGTCACCCCCGACATCGGCGACTACATGTACGAGCAGCTCGGGCGGGTGGCCCCGGTCATCGAACTCCCGACGGCGGGCCATCATCCGATGCTCGATGTGCCGCTGATCCTGATCACTGCACTTCGTAGTCTGATCGCCGACTGGGATCACAGCCGTCCGCTGCGGCGGTCGCCGGACTGA
- a CDS encoding MBL fold metallo-hydrolase, translating into MAIELVTTDGIFALDGGEWEVTNNIWLVGDDREVMVFDAAHDHQPIVDAINGRSVSAIVLTHGHNDHINAAEALRDAVDAPILLHADDRMLWDAVYPDSSPDGEVVPGTTLSAGGHEVGVVHTPGHSPGCCCFHDVAAGRVISGDTLFCGGPGATGRSYSDEPTILRSIRDHLLTLPGDTVVHTGHGDTTVIDDERDRVLDRIAELGID; encoded by the coding sequence GTGGCGATCGAACTGGTCACCACCGACGGGATCTTTGCCCTCGACGGGGGCGAATGGGAGGTCACGAACAACATCTGGCTGGTCGGCGACGACCGCGAGGTAATGGTGTTCGACGCGGCCCACGACCATCAGCCGATCGTGGACGCGATCAACGGTCGCTCGGTCAGCGCGATCGTGCTGACCCACGGCCACAACGACCACATCAACGCGGCCGAGGCCCTCCGCGACGCGGTCGACGCGCCGATCCTGCTCCACGCCGACGACCGGATGCTCTGGGACGCCGTCTACCCCGACTCCTCACCCGACGGTGAGGTGGTCCCCGGCACGACGCTGTCCGCCGGCGGCCACGAGGTGGGCGTCGTCCACACCCCCGGCCACTCCCCCGGCTGTTGCTGCTTCCACGACGTCGCCGCGGGGCGCGTGATCAGCGGCGACACCCTTTTCTGCGGCGGACCGGGTGCGACCGGGCGCAGCTACTCCGACGAGCCGACCATCCTTCGCTCGATTCGCGACCACCTGCTCACCCTGCCCGGCGACACCGTCGTGCACACCGGCCACGGCGACACCACGGTGATCGACGACGAACGCGACCGGGTGCTCGACCGCATCGCCGAACTCGGCATCGACTAG
- a CDS encoding acyl-CoA dehydrogenase family protein, protein MNQLLDAARDLRRTLDAEGEKAEAAGSPMTDEAVRVCKEANLYGALVAKEVGGAELSALDSLDVFTELARADGSIGWVVMAGSTATAYFSSYCPDSFTDVMFADGVPLVAGQFAPNGTAVPKGDGFDITGNYSFGSGLEHADWAGSGSFTTPEEGDPDYIFAVVPKSEADIVGNWNVMGLRSTASYDYKIDSHVPADRTFSMFGFTRHRGGKQFDLGILHLTEIGHAGWALGVVRRAIDEAAVIAKTKQRMTGKTGLAEDPRFQYDLAEAESLFRAGDLWIRSSFAKAEASALDGAPDQTLVGEALQATSWFTQQATESLQKLYRHIGTTALRDGAFQRAFRDIHAGSQHAMVSPAHTFAFAEGMLGAAPEAAVDC, encoded by the coding sequence ATGAACCAACTGCTCGATGCCGCACGAGATCTGCGCCGCACGCTCGACGCCGAAGGCGAGAAGGCCGAGGCCGCCGGGTCCCCGATGACCGACGAGGCGGTGCGTGTCTGCAAGGAGGCCAACCTCTACGGGGCCCTGGTCGCGAAGGAGGTCGGCGGGGCCGAACTGAGCGCGCTCGACAGCCTCGACGTCTTCACCGAACTCGCTCGGGCCGACGGCTCCATCGGGTGGGTCGTCATGGCCGGCAGCACGGCCACGGCCTACTTCAGCTCGTACTGCCCCGACTCGTTCACCGATGTCATGTTCGCCGACGGCGTCCCCCTCGTCGCCGGGCAGTTCGCCCCCAACGGCACCGCAGTACCGAAGGGCGACGGCTTCGACATCACCGGCAACTACTCGTTCGGTTCCGGCCTCGAGCATGCCGACTGGGCCGGCTCTGGCTCGTTCACCACACCCGAGGAGGGCGATCCCGACTACATCTTCGCAGTGGTGCCGAAGTCCGAGGCCGACATCGTCGGCAACTGGAACGTGATGGGCCTGCGCTCGACGGCCAGCTACGACTACAAGATCGACAGCCACGTACCCGCCGACCGCACGTTCTCGATGTTCGGGTTCACGCGCCATCGTGGGGGCAAGCAGTTCGACCTGGGCATTCTCCACCTGACCGAGATCGGCCACGCGGGATGGGCTCTCGGCGTCGTGCGACGCGCCATCGACGAGGCCGCAGTGATCGCCAAGACCAAGCAACGCATGACCGGCAAGACCGGGCTGGCCGAGGACCCGAGGTTCCAGTACGACCTGGCCGAGGCCGAGAGCCTCTTCCGAGCCGGCGACCTCTGGATTCGATCGAGCTTCGCCAAGGCCGAAGCGTCGGCGCTCGACGGTGCGCCCGACCAGACGCTCGTGGGCGAGGCGCTCCAGGCCACCTCGTGGTTCACCCAGCAGGCCACCGAGTCGTTGCAGAAGCTCTACCGCCACATCGGCACAACCGCGCTGCGCGACGGCGCGTTCCAGCGGGCGTTCCGCGACATCCACGCCGGCAGCCAGCACGCGATGGTCAGTCCGGCCCACACGTTCGCGTTCGCGGAGGGCATGCTGGGCGCCGCGCCCGAGGCGGCCGTCGACTGCTGA
- a CDS encoding LLM class F420-dependent oxidoreductase has product MKFGIGFANTVTFVTGDGAAELGRAAEDAGFDSLWTVEHIVYPEGYESTYPYAPDGKMPGSGDSPIPDPLIWLSYVAAHTTSLKLATGISLLPERHPVTYAKEVATLDMMSGGRVILGVGIGWLREEFDALDVPWEGRTRRTEEYAEVMRALWDRDDVSFHGEFIDFDHISSNPKPADGPVPIHIGGHSTAAAQRAGRMGDGFFPAKGNIAELFEIARQTAADAGRDPDALEMTSSHPGIFGDDPAAAVEEAASWGMHRMIIPGFMFIGSPSDKMAPFAELISSTN; this is encoded by the coding sequence ATGAAGTTCGGAATCGGGTTCGCCAACACGGTCACGTTCGTCACCGGCGACGGCGCCGCCGAGCTCGGCCGAGCGGCGGAGGATGCCGGCTTCGACTCGCTCTGGACGGTCGAGCACATCGTCTACCCCGAGGGCTACGAGTCGACCTACCCGTATGCCCCCGACGGCAAGATGCCCGGAAGCGGTGACAGCCCGATACCCGACCCGCTGATCTGGCTCAGCTACGTGGCCGCGCACACGACATCGCTGAAGCTCGCGACGGGAATCTCGCTGCTTCCCGAACGGCACCCCGTCACCTACGCCAAGGAGGTGGCCACCCTCGACATGATGTCCGGAGGCCGAGTCATCCTCGGCGTCGGCATCGGTTGGTTGAGGGAGGAGTTCGATGCGCTCGACGTGCCGTGGGAAGGCCGTACCCGACGCACCGAGGAGTACGCCGAAGTGATGCGCGCCCTGTGGGACCGCGACGACGTCTCGTTCCACGGCGAGTTCATCGACTTCGACCACATCAGCTCGAACCCCAAGCCGGCGGACGGCCCCGTGCCGATCCACATCGGTGGCCACAGCACGGCAGCCGCGCAGCGGGCCGGTCGGATGGGCGACGGGTTCTTTCCGGCCAAGGGAAACATCGCCGAGCTCTTCGAGATCGCCCGTCAAACGGCGGCTGACGCCGGTCGCGACCCCGACGCGCTCGAGATGACCAGCTCCCACCCGGGCATCTTCGGCGACGACCCGGCGGCGGCCGTCGAGGAAGCGGCGAGTTGGGGCATGCACCGGATGATCATCCCCGGTTTCATGTTCATCGGCAGCCCGTCCGACAAGATGGCACCGTTCGCCGAGCTCATCTCCTCGACGAACTGA